In the genome of Prevotella sp. HUN102, one region contains:
- a CDS encoding N-6 DNA methylase, whose product MYKIIPQRIPQDKRAEINEKILFCIDKGKNDIPQESVYNCYTGIGGLHNLHKADFSNYSEYAEAKKEFEMGQFFTPHEICRDMVEMLAPKPSEMILDMCCGMGNFFNHLPNPHNTYGFDIDAKAVTVARYLYPDAHIEQCDISRYLPEQRFDVIIGNPPFNLKIDFRLSQEFYMEKAYDVLNPAGLLMMVVPLSFLQNEFWEKTRVGTVNEHFSFIGQTRLEANAFEQTGVQNFNTKIMVFLRQSRHIEMQPYKSDEFLTKEELKARIAEARAMKSIRRIELMRETHFMDKAEMEHFEYKIAKYLYELKVHEVLRRHLDKAVALVAKFRNQKPPEGCSTVEYKEWERRKLTSAKVLGIIRRYIAGQNTIPRKEVALVKTSYGFKLKQYAPRLLDKVEHRAVSMNDLVLGVAELPAMPIPTEKQQQQMRSARKLIARKRRQFDIQSPDFSAMQPDVSIARYLDDATFINKDHATCRFTRLQKHDLNMVLQKRYALLNWQQGSGKTAAVYHWARYLLKQRKVRNVFILAPAIATNMTWIPFLTMNGEQFRMIHCKADLETVREGMFLVISLSMLAKLKRPLMRFNKKHSRKTCLVFDESDEITNPTSQRTRHVLCIFRRLPYKILSTGTTTRNNITELYSQFELLYNNSANMICHCANIYRENRDKTIEGSDNPYRGKPFPPYRGHVLFKACHCPGKATVFGIEKQNQDVYNKDELFGLIAKTVITRKFKDFAGEKYRIRTHSVTPSDGEREVYRIIIEEFFRICELYYNSTGDSRKDAGLRLIRQIKLLIKACSLPHLIEGYFGNDYPGKTRYIASMISRIPGKVAVGCTSLAALGLYEKSIGERFPDRPVFIIKGDVSFRKRQAIVSAFDSSVNGILICTQQSLKSSVNIPTCNDVILESLQWNIPKMEQFYFRFIRLDSEQLKNVHFVTYEDSVEQNLMALVLTKERLNEFIKTGEVKRKSEIFEEFDITMSVIDSLLVRNQDSEGKVRITWGSQRITA is encoded by the coding sequence ATGTATAAAATAATCCCCCAACGAATACCGCAGGACAAGCGTGCGGAAATCAACGAGAAAATCCTCTTCTGCATAGACAAGGGAAAGAATGACATTCCACAGGAGAGCGTATACAACTGCTATACGGGCATCGGCGGGCTGCACAACCTGCACAAGGCAGACTTTTCCAATTATAGCGAATATGCGGAGGCCAAGAAGGAGTTTGAGATGGGACAGTTCTTCACGCCCCACGAAATCTGCCGTGACATGGTGGAAATGCTTGCTCCCAAACCCTCGGAAATGATTCTCGACATGTGCTGCGGCATGGGCAATTTCTTCAACCACCTGCCCAACCCGCACAACACCTACGGATTCGACATCGACGCCAAGGCCGTCACCGTGGCGCGGTACCTGTATCCTGACGCCCATATCGAGCAGTGCGACATCTCACGCTATCTGCCGGAACAACGCTTCGACGTCATCATCGGCAATCCACCCTTCAACCTGAAAATCGACTTCCGGCTGTCCCAGGAGTTCTATATGGAAAAGGCATACGACGTGCTGAACCCGGCGGGACTGCTTATGATGGTCGTGCCGCTCTCGTTCCTTCAAAATGAGTTCTGGGAAAAGACGAGGGTGGGCACCGTCAACGAGCACTTCTCCTTCATCGGACAGACCCGGCTCGAAGCAAATGCCTTTGAGCAGACCGGAGTACAGAACTTCAACACCAAGATCATGGTGTTTCTCCGTCAGTCCAGGCACATCGAGATGCAGCCCTACAAGAGCGATGAGTTCCTGACCAAGGAGGAACTCAAGGCGAGGATAGCGGAGGCAAGGGCGATGAAATCCATCCGGCGCATTGAGCTGATGCGCGAAACGCACTTTATGGACAAGGCCGAGATGGAGCATTTTGAGTATAAGATAGCAAAATACCTCTATGAGCTGAAGGTTCACGAGGTATTGCGCAGGCATCTGGACAAGGCCGTCGCCCTTGTTGCAAAGTTCCGCAATCAAAAGCCGCCGGAGGGCTGCTCGACAGTCGAATACAAGGAATGGGAAAGACGAAAGCTTACCTCGGCGAAGGTGCTCGGAATCATCCGCCGCTATATTGCCGGGCAGAACACCATACCGCGAAAGGAGGTGGCCCTTGTGAAAACCTCATACGGCTTCAAGCTCAAGCAATACGCTCCCCGGCTGCTTGACAAGGTGGAGCACAGGGCAGTCAGTATGAACGACCTCGTGTTGGGAGTCGCGGAATTGCCCGCCATGCCGATTCCGACGGAAAAGCAACAGCAGCAGATGAGAAGCGCAAGGAAACTCATAGCACGCAAGAGACGGCAGTTCGACATTCAGAGTCCGGACTTTTCAGCCATGCAGCCCGACGTTTCCATCGCACGCTACCTTGACGACGCAACCTTCATCAACAAGGACCATGCCACATGCCGGTTCACGCGGTTGCAGAAGCACGACTTGAACATGGTATTGCAGAAACGCTATGCCCTGCTCAACTGGCAGCAGGGATCCGGCAAGACCGCCGCCGTCTATCACTGGGCAAGATACCTGCTCAAGCAGCGGAAGGTACGAAACGTCTTCATCCTTGCCCCAGCCATCGCCACGAACATGACGTGGATTCCCTTCCTTACGATGAACGGGGAGCAGTTCCGCATGATACACTGCAAGGCAGACTTGGAAACGGTACGGGAGGGCATGTTCCTTGTGATTTCACTCTCAATGCTCGCCAAACTGAAAAGACCGCTCATGCGATTCAACAAGAAACATTCCCGAAAGACCTGCCTGGTGTTCGATGAGTCGGACGAGATAACCAATCCGACTTCCCAGCGCACACGCCATGTCCTGTGCATATTCCGGAGACTGCCATATAAGATTCTCTCCACCGGGACCACAACACGCAACAACATCACCGAGCTTTACTCCCAGTTTGAACTGCTCTACAACAATTCCGCCAATATGATCTGCCATTGCGCCAACATCTACCGGGAGAACAGGGACAAGACGATAGAGGGTTCCGACAACCCATATCGCGGAAAGCCGTTTCCGCCCTACCGCGGGCATGTACTGTTCAAGGCATGCCATTGTCCGGGCAAGGCAACCGTCTTCGGCATAGAGAAGCAGAATCAGGACGTATATAACAAGGATGAACTTTTCGGCTTGATAGCCAAGACCGTCATAACCCGCAAGTTCAAGGACTTCGCGGGCGAGAAATACAGGATAAGGACACATTCCGTAACACCTTCCGACGGAGAGCGGGAGGTCTACCGCATCATCATCGAGGAGTTCTTCCGCATTTGCGAACTTTACTACAATAGCACGGGCGACAGCAGGAAAGACGCGGGACTGCGGCTGATACGGCAGATAAAGCTGCTTATCAAGGCCTGCTCGCTCCCTCATCTGATAGAAGGCTATTTCGGTAATGACTATCCGGGGAAGACACGCTATATCGCAAGCATGATCAGCCGGATACCCGGAAAGGTAGCCGTCGGCTGCACGTCGCTCGCGGCATTGGGCCTGTATGAGAAAAGCATCGGCGAGCGTTTCCCCGACCGCCCGGTATTCATCATCAAGGGAGACGTGTCGTTCAGGAAACGGCAGGCCATAGTAAGCGCCTTCGACAGTTCCGTCAACGGCATACTCATCTGTACCCAGCAGAGCCTGAAAAGCTCGGTAAACATCCCTACCTGCAACGATGTCATCCTCGAATCGCTGCAATGGAACATTCCCAAGATGGAGCAGTTCTATTTCCGCTTTATCCGGCTTGATTCCGAGCAGCTCAAAAACGTTCATTTCGTTACCTATGAGGATTCCGTGGAGCAGAACCTAATGGCTTTGGTACTTACCAAGGAAAGGCTCAACGAGTTCATCAAGACGGGAGAGGTGAAGCGGAAATCGGAGATTTTCGAGGAGTTCGACATAACGATGTCGGTCATCGACAGTCTGCTGGTGCGCAATCAGGACAGCGAGGGCAAGGTACGCATCACATGGGGAAGCCAGCGCATCACGGCTTAG
- a CDS encoding DUF4121 family protein, producing the protein MEQTTKGKYTLETLRPVNLSFDREHSLMEEDVSMVNRLVEVIEQSRSDVRPQIGDRLRLTDKYGDFYPNALLEKERGKNLSVCMNPYIPFVGTAKDKPIWIDVSGGPFTGVNPDNLRFAGRYEGAFKAWGHCGATANGSVSFTAEVPLWEYSEPNPYYGDFTTETWRKIHIRKNVENGSRYLYSGDGIAFRTEEEYQQFLQDYEATVFPGSFHNHYVIWCFRQGQRIVPQEEWDRMKAPISERSINCYREQVKIVKNREKHITTLYRIRTQQ; encoded by the coding sequence ATGGAACAGACAACAAAAGGAAAGTACACTCTCGAAACGCTCCGTCCGGTCAATCTTTCATTTGACCGTGAGCATTCGCTTATGGAAGAAGATGTGAGCATGGTGAACAGGCTCGTGGAAGTGATCGAACAAAGCCGGTCGGATGTAAGACCACAAATCGGGGACAGGCTGAGACTGACCGATAAATACGGCGACTTTTATCCCAATGCCCTGCTTGAAAAAGAACGGGGAAAGAATCTCTCCGTCTGTATGAACCCATACATACCATTTGTGGGAACAGCCAAGGACAAACCAATCTGGATTGACGTGAGCGGAGGGCCTTTCACGGGAGTGAACCCTGATAACCTGCGATTTGCAGGCAGGTATGAAGGCGCGTTCAAGGCATGGGGACACTGCGGTGCGACGGCAAATGGCTCGGTCTCCTTTACGGCAGAAGTCCCTCTGTGGGAATATTCCGAACCCAATCCTTATTATGGAGACTTCACCACCGAGACATGGCGTAAAATCCATATCCGAAAAAATGTTGAAAATGGCAGCAGGTATTTATACAGCGGTGACGGAATCGCATTCCGGACAGAGGAAGAATATCAGCAATTCCTGCAGGATTATGAAGCAACGGTTTTCCCCGGCAGCTTTCATAATCACTACGTCATCTGGTGCTTCAGGCAAGGACAGAGGATTGTCCCACAAGAAGAATGGGACAGAATGAAAGCTCCCATTTCCGAGCGCAGCATCAACTGCTACAGGGAGCAGGTAAAAATTGTCAAGAACAGGGAAAAGCACATCACAACCCTGTACCGCATTAGAACCCAACAGTAA